One window of Chryseobacterium indologenes genomic DNA carries:
- the bla-A gene encoding CGA/CIA family class A beta-lactamase, with translation MKKTAFFFLLISAFTFAQTSLLEQKINSILKNKKATVGVSVLGFENSFKYDKNADKKLPMQSVFKFHIAAAILNAVDQGKLSLDQKVALNKSNLLENTWSPLRDQYPAGNVEVPLSEVIEYTVAKSDNNGCDILLSLLGGTQPVQKFMDSKGVKGFQIKYNEEAMHKDWKVQYENYSTTQSAVDVLKKFYDGKLLSKKSTDYLMQVMLSTSTGLNKMVEQLPKNTPVARKTGASGKNKAGLTGAENEIGIVTLPNGKHYALAVFVSNSMETDAVNCRMISDISKEVWEYFNK, from the coding sequence ATGAAAAAAACAGCATTCTTTTTTCTTCTGATTTCGGCATTTACTTTTGCCCAGACTTCTTTATTGGAACAAAAAATAAACTCAATTCTTAAAAACAAAAAAGCAACTGTTGGTGTTTCTGTCCTAGGGTTTGAGAACAGTTTTAAATATGATAAAAACGCAGATAAAAAGCTTCCGATGCAAAGTGTCTTCAAATTTCATATTGCCGCTGCAATTCTGAATGCTGTAGATCAGGGAAAGCTTTCATTGGATCAGAAAGTTGCACTCAACAAATCAAATTTACTTGAAAATACATGGTCCCCGCTACGCGATCAATATCCGGCAGGGAACGTTGAAGTTCCGTTAAGTGAAGTTATTGAATATACGGTCGCTAAAAGTGATAATAATGGCTGCGATATTCTTCTCAGCCTATTGGGAGGAACTCAGCCTGTTCAGAAATTCATGGATTCCAAAGGAGTAAAGGGTTTTCAGATCAAATATAATGAAGAGGCAATGCATAAAGACTGGAAAGTTCAGTATGAAAATTACAGTACTACCCAATCTGCAGTTGACGTCCTTAAAAAGTTTTATGACGGAAAATTATTATCCAAAAAGTCAACAGATTATCTGATGCAGGTCATGTTATCTACTTCAACAGGATTAAACAAAATGGTAGAGCAGCTTCCAAAAAACACTCCTGTGGCCAGAAAAACGGGAGCATCAGGAAAAAATAAGGCAGGTTTAACAGGGGCAGAAAATGAAATCGGCATCGTTACTTTACCCAATGGAAAACATTATGCATTAGCTGTATTTGTCAGTAATTCAATGGAAACAGATGCGGTAAACTGCAGGATGATTTCTGATATTTCCAAGGAGGTTTGGGAATATTTTAATAAATAA